The Candidatus Campbellbacteria bacterium genomic sequence GGAGAACATTGATCTATCTGACGCTTTGAAGAAAAATGGTTTACTCACATTAAGGAATAATACACACCAATGAAAATTGCATTTGTCACAGCAGATACCGCTCGGTTAGAACAACTTTTAGCACCATACGCGCGCGTGTGTGAAGTTGTTACTGAAAACCCTGATGTGGTTATTTTGTTTGGTGGAGATGGGACGTTGATGATTGCTGAACACCAGTATCCTGCGGTTCCAAAACTTTTTTTGAAAAATAGCAAAATTGCAAAGCTTGGTCCTAAAATTCCCAATGAAGAGATTTTGGACAAATTCTTTTCAGGAAAGTGCACAGTAACCGAGCACATGAAATTGCGTTTTTCAATCGGGGAGAGGCACGCGGAAGCGCTCAACGATATTGTGGTGCACAACGAAAACCCGCGACATGCTATTCGGTACATTCCGCGTGTGAATGGAAATGCTTTGTATGATGAAGTCATCGGTGATGGTACGGTGTGTGCAACCCCACTTGGCTCAACTGGTTACTACCGTTCAATCACTGACAGTATTTTTGAAACAGGAATTGGTCTTGCGTTCAACAATAGCACCGAGCAAACAGACCATATTGTTCTGAAAGAAGATAGCATTGTGTCTATTGAAATTACCCGCGGGCCTGCGTTTTGTTATGCGGATAATCAGGAAGAATCATATCCACTTACAATAGGCGACATTCTCACTATCCAAAAATCCTCCGAAACCGCAAAAATAATCTCGGTGTCCCAGTAAAGTGTTACAATTATGTATATATGAAAACATTCGACTACATCCTAAAAAGTTTTATGAATGCGGGCGGAGTATGTATCTACGTGTCTGGTATTGCATGGCTTGGATTTAATACTCAAGGAATTGATAATGTGGCTGGTTTTGCTCTCCCTGTTTTCATGCTTTTGCTTTTTGTTGTTTCTGCATCTATAACCGGAGGACTTGTGTTAGGAAAGCCAATTCTTTTGTATCTGGAGGGAATGAAACGTGAAGCACTCATATTGTTTTTTACAACACTTGGCTGGCTCATTGTGTTTCTCGTCGTCATTGCTTCAACACTGTTTTATTCACAAGCAACACATAATGAAACAGATCAAAAAAAGATTGATGTTTTTGATAACGCAACTACAACCGTAGAAAAAACAAATGATTCACCCGCTGTAGATTCAAATAACAATACCAAGTCACTGCCACCTCCAGAAATTCCAAAAGTAGTTAAACAATGTGTGCCAGCTGGATGTAGTAGCGTGGTATGTGTCGATGCCACTAAAGCAAGCGAGATTGTTACGGCGTGCGAATATGAACCATGGTATGCATGTTATAAAAGTGCACAATGTGAAGTGCAAACTGACGGCGAGTGTGGATGGACACAAACACCAG encodes the following:
- a CDS encoding NAD(+)/NADH kinase, translating into MKIAFVTADTARLEQLLAPYARVCEVVTENPDVVILFGGDGTLMIAEHQYPAVPKLFLKNSKIAKLGPKIPNEEILDKFFSGKCTVTEHMKLRFSIGERHAEALNDIVVHNENPRHAIRYIPRVNGNALYDEVIGDGTVCATPLGSTGYYRSITDSIFETGIGLAFNNSTEQTDHIVLKEDSIVSIEITRGPAFCYADNQEESYPLTIGDILTIQKSSETAKIISVSQ